The following coding sequences lie in one Caldilineales bacterium genomic window:
- the ftsH gene encoding ATP-dependent zinc metalloprotease FtsH yields MNTNWSRNAFVYLLILVAAAALFLSILPSSSQRPEIRDLSAVVELVKSGEVRSIVVSGNDLRVTLKDGSIFASRKDEGVSLLETLTALGASTEQLDSFEFIAENASQSGNWLALGGSLLPLLFVAGLFFFLMRQAQGTNNQAMSFGKSRARVLTGDKPTITFADVAGCDEAKQELAEVVEFLKEPQKFASLGARIPKGVLMVGHPGTGKTLMAKAVAGEAGVPFFSISGSEFVEMFVGVGASRVRDLFDQAKRNSPCIVFVDEIDAVGRHRGAGLGGSHDEREQTLNQILVEMDGFDTDTNVIIIAATNRPDILDPALLRPGRFDRRVVLDRPDVAGRRAILGIHSKGKPLANDVDLDVLARATPGFVGADIENLVNEAAILAARRNKRSIGMREFEEAIERVALGGPERKSRVMSAAQKRLTAYHEAGHAVAARFLDTRNPIQKVTIIPRGQAAGYSWQVPEEDRTLQAKEDFMARIAVALGGRVAEEIVIGDISSGASSDLEQVTRIARGMVTRYGMSEKLGPMVFGRKEEMVFLGREIHEQRDYSEEVAEQIDIEVRDLVDEGYRRVRATLEAQRDLLETVAKALLERETLTREEFETLCKGGELPPPTQQLLPPPRPAASEEVKPAPAREIGPKKSAAPPAPAPA; encoded by the coding sequence GTGAACACGAACTGGTCACGTAACGCTTTTGTTTACCTGTTGATTTTGGTGGCTGCGGCCGCCCTCTTTCTCAGCATCCTGCCCTCCAGCAGCCAGCGGCCAGAGATTAGAGACTTGTCGGCCGTGGTCGAGCTGGTCAAGTCGGGCGAGGTGCGGTCGATCGTCGTCAGCGGCAACGACCTGCGCGTGACGCTCAAAGACGGTTCGATCTTTGCCTCGCGCAAAGATGAAGGAGTCAGCTTGCTGGAGACACTGACGGCCCTGGGAGCCAGCACTGAGCAACTGGATTCCTTCGAATTCATCGCCGAAAACGCCAGTCAGAGCGGCAACTGGTTGGCGCTGGGTGGGAGCTTGCTGCCGCTTCTGTTCGTGGCCGGGTTGTTCTTCTTCCTCATGCGCCAGGCGCAAGGCACGAACAACCAGGCGATGAGCTTTGGCAAGAGTCGCGCCCGCGTGCTCACCGGCGACAAACCGACCATCACCTTTGCCGATGTGGCCGGGTGCGATGAGGCCAAGCAGGAGCTGGCCGAGGTAGTCGAGTTCCTGAAAGAACCGCAGAAATTCGCCTCGTTGGGCGCCCGCATCCCCAAGGGCGTGCTCATGGTCGGGCACCCCGGCACCGGCAAGACACTGATGGCCAAGGCCGTGGCCGGCGAGGCGGGCGTACCCTTCTTCTCCATCTCCGGCTCCGAGTTCGTAGAGATGTTCGTGGGTGTGGGCGCCAGCCGCGTGCGCGATCTCTTCGACCAGGCCAAGCGCAACAGCCCCTGCATCGTGTTTGTGGATGAGATCGACGCTGTGGGCCGGCACCGCGGGGCGGGCTTGGGCGGCAGCCATGACGAGCGCGAGCAAACGCTGAACCAAATCCTGGTCGAGATGGATGGCTTCGACACCGACACCAACGTGATCATCATCGCCGCCACCAACCGCCCGGACATCCTCGACCCCGCCCTGCTGCGCCCCGGCCGTTTCGACCGCCGCGTGGTGCTGGATCGGCCCGATGTGGCCGGCCGGCGGGCCATTCTGGGCATCCACAGCAAGGGCAAACCGCTGGCCAACGATGTCGATCTCGATGTCCTCGCCCGCGCCACCCCCGGTTTCGTCGGCGCCGATATCGAGAACCTGGTCAACGAGGCAGCCATCCTGGCGGCAAGACGCAACAAGCGTTCGATTGGGATGCGTGAGTTCGAGGAAGCGATCGAGCGCGTGGCCCTGGGCGGGCCAGAACGCAAGAGCCGGGTGATGAGCGCAGCGCAGAAGCGGCTGACGGCCTATCACGAGGCTGGCCATGCCGTGGCCGCCCGTTTCCTCGATACCCGCAATCCCATCCAGAAGGTGACGATCATCCCGCGCGGCCAGGCGGCGGGTTATTCGTGGCAGGTGCCCGAAGAAGACCGCACGCTGCAAGCGAAGGAAGACTTCATGGCCCGGATTGCGGTGGCATTGGGCGGTCGCGTGGCCGAAGAAATCGTGATCGGCGATATCTCCAGCGGGGCGAGTTCGGACCTGGAACAGGTGACGCGCATCGCCCGCGGCATGGTCACGCGCTATGGCATGAGCGAGAAGCTGGGGCCGATGGTGTTCGGTCGCAAGGAAGAGATGGTTTTCCTGGGCCGGGAGATCCACGAGCAGCGGGATTACAGCGAGGAAGTGGCCGAGCAGATCGACATCGAGGTGCGCGATCTCGTCGATGAAGGCTATCGCCGCGTGCGTGCGACCCTGGAAGCCCAGCGCGACCTACTCGAAACGGTGGCGAAGGCCTTGCTGGAGCGCGAGACCCTGACGCGGGAGGAATTCGAGACGCTGTGCAAGGGTGGAGAATTGCCGCCGCCCACACAACAGCTGCTGCCGCCGCCCCGGCCTGCTGCCAGCGAGGAAGTCAAACCCGCCCCGGCGCGAGAGATCGGCCCCAAGAAGAGCGCCGCCCCCCCTGCCCCTGCCCCTGCCTGA
- a CDS encoding aldehyde dehydrogenase family protein: MKALLTQLGLQETNPGACTGPDGWIADPRGKQLVSYNPTTNAAIASIVQATPATYETVVSAAHQAFLTWRSAPAPKRGEVVRDLGNALREMKEPLGELVTLEMGKIRAEGLGEVQEMIDIADFAVGLSRQLYGLSMHSERPQHRMYEQWHPLGVLGLITSFNFPTAVWAWNSTLAAVCGDTVVWKPSSSTPLTAIAVQHIANRVMADHGLSGIFTLAIGSGRDVGEQMLNDHRLPLISFTGSTGVGKRVAEAVAGRFGRSILELGGNNGIIVAADADLDMATRAILFGAVGTAGQRCTSTRRIIAHKDIAAELEARLVRAYSQVRIGDPLAEGTLMGPLVDGKAVEDMLDALDKAKAQGGAVVCGGHMLPDLGPNFVEPTIVRMPGQTEIVKQETFAPILYLLAYESLDEAIDLHNGVPQGLSSAIFTDSMRTLERFLAATGSDCGIANVNIGTSGAEIGGAFGGEKETGGGRESGSDAWKAYMRRQTNTINWSTQLPLAQGIKFGD, from the coding sequence ATGAAAGCACTCTTGACCCAACTCGGCCTCCAGGAAACCAACCCCGGCGCCTGCACCGGCCCCGACGGCTGGATCGCCGACCCCAGGGGCAAACAACTCGTCTCCTACAACCCCACCACCAACGCCGCCATCGCCAGCATCGTCCAGGCCACGCCCGCGACCTACGAAACCGTCGTTTCCGCCGCGCATCAGGCTTTTCTGACTTGGCGCAGCGCGCCGGCGCCCAAGCGCGGCGAAGTCGTGCGCGACCTGGGCAACGCCCTGCGCGAGATGAAAGAACCGCTGGGCGAGCTGGTCACGCTGGAAATGGGCAAGATCCGGGCCGAGGGCCTGGGTGAAGTCCAGGAGATGATCGACATCGCCGATTTCGCCGTCGGCCTCTCCCGCCAGCTCTACGGCCTGAGCATGCACTCCGAGCGCCCCCAACACCGGATGTACGAACAGTGGCATCCCCTCGGCGTCCTCGGTCTCATCACCTCCTTCAACTTCCCCACCGCCGTCTGGGCCTGGAACAGCACCCTCGCTGCCGTTTGCGGCGACACTGTGGTCTGGAAACCCTCGTCCAGCACCCCTCTCACTGCCATCGCCGTCCAGCACATCGCCAACCGGGTGATGGCCGACCACGGCCTTAGCGGCATCTTCACCCTGGCCATCGGTTCGGGCCGCGATGTGGGTGAGCAGATGCTCAACGACCACCGCCTGCCCCTCATCTCCTTCACCGGCTCGACCGGCGTGGGCAAGCGCGTGGCCGAGGCCGTGGCCGGGCGTTTTGGCCGCTCCATCCTCGAACTCGGTGGCAACAACGGCATCATCGTCGCCGCTGACGCCGACCTGGACATGGCCACGCGCGCCATCCTCTTCGGCGCCGTCGGCACCGCCGGCCAGCGCTGCACCTCCACCCGCCGCATCATCGCCCACAAAGACATCGCCGCCGAACTCGAAGCCCGCCTGGTGCGAGCCTACAGCCAGGTGCGCATCGGCGACCCTCTGGCCGAGGGCACGCTGATGGGGCCGCTGGTGGATGGAAAAGCAGTGGAAGACATGCTCGATGCCCTCGACAAGGCCAAAGCCCAGGGCGGCGCCGTCGTCTGCGGCGGCCACATGCTCCCCGACCTCGGCCCCAACTTCGTCGAACCCACCATCGTCCGTATGCCCGGCCAGACAGAAATCGTCAAGCAGGAAACCTTCGCCCCCATCCTCTATTTGTTGGCGTACGAGAGCCTGGACGAGGCCATCGACCTGCATAACGGCGTCCCCCAGGGGCTATCCAGCGCCATCTTCACTGACAGCATGCGCACGTTGGAACGCTTCCTGGCCGCCACCGGCTCGGACTGCGGCATCGCCAACGTCAACATCGGCACCTCCGGCGCCGAGATCGGCGGCGCCTTTGGCGGCGAGAAGGAGACGGGCGGGGGCCGCGAATCCGGCTCCGACGCCTGGAAAGCCTACATGCGCCGCCAGACCAACACCATCAATTGGTCCACCCAGCTTCCCCTGGCCCAGGGGATCAAGTTTGGCGACTAA
- a CDS encoding GNAT family N-acetyltransferase, with translation MSAAPAVRPFAPHEWSIYRELRLRALADAPDAFGSTLAAEQERADEDWAGRLAAADESGRDLPLVAEMDGEPVGLGWGRIEADHLGVAHLYQMWVAPGSRNLGVGRMLLEAVIAWAKEKNARYLDLGVTYRESSAMRLYRRAGFEPAGDPEPLRPGSKWLFLPMRLDLRSDTS, from the coding sequence ATGAGCGCCGCCCCTGCGGTTCGACCCTTCGCCCCACATGAATGGTCAATCTACAGAGAACTACGCCTGCGCGCCCTGGCCGATGCACCCGACGCCTTCGGCAGCACGCTGGCCGCCGAGCAGGAGCGGGCGGACGAAGATTGGGCGGGCCGGCTGGCAGCGGCGGACGAGTCGGGCCGGGATTTACCGCTGGTGGCGGAGATGGATGGCGAGCCGGTTGGGCTGGGCTGGGGGCGCATCGAAGCGGACCATCTCGGCGTGGCGCATCTGTACCAGATGTGGGTGGCGCCGGGCAGCCGGAATCTGGGGGTCGGGCGGATGCTGCTCGAAGCGGTCATCGCCTGGGCGAAGGAGAAGAACGCCCGTTATCTCGACCTGGGCGTGACGTATCGGGAGAGTTCGGCGATGCGGCTGTACCGGCGCGCAGGCTTCGAGCCGGCTGGAGACCCCGAACCGCTGCGACCGGGGTCGAAATGGTTGTTCCTACCGATGCGGCTCGACTTGCGAAGCGACACAAGCTAA
- a CDS encoding DUF4160 domain-containing protein — MPTISMFYGIIIRMYYAPGEHNPPHFHAYYNDYTATIALDTLETLEGELPRKQLRLVQAWAELRIDELWGDWKLAMNGETLYKIAPLQ, encoded by the coding sequence ATGCCCACGATCTCGATGTTCTACGGCATCATCATTCGCATGTACTATGCCCCAGGTGAGCACAATCCCCCCCATTTCCACGCCTATTACAACGATTATACGGCAACGATTGCTCTGGATACGCTAGAGACCCTGGAAGGTGAGCTACCCAGGAAGCAGTTGCGACTCGTTCAGGCTTGGGCGGAGTTGCGCATCGATGAATTATGGGGTGATTGGAAGCTGGCAATGAACGGTGAAACACTTTACAAAATCGCGCCATTGCAATAA
- a CDS encoding DUF2442 domain-containing protein: protein MYTSVIAVHATDDHTLILTFKNNERRIFDISPYLNIGRFRELQDLRAFKQVSVSFDTVEWENELDIDPEFLYARSKAIDDGSAISVSPLD, encoded by the coding sequence ATGTATACGAGTGTTATCGCTGTTCATGCAACTGATGATCATACGTTGATCTTGACATTCAAGAACAACGAACGTCGCATTTTCGACATTTCACCCTACTTGAATATCGGGCGTTTTCGTGAGCTACAAGATCTCAGGGCTTTCAAGCAAGTCAGTGTTTCGTTCGATACGGTAGAATGGGAGAACGAACTGGATATCGATCCAGAGTTTCTTTATGCCAGAAGCAAGGCAATCGACGACGGAAGCGCCATTTCCGTTTCGCCATTAGACTGA
- a CDS encoding nucleotidyltransferase domain-containing protein, with product MAAQSLIDTIADRIAGVGGVSAVVLGGSRARGTHTPGSDIDLGIYYHPDRPLDLQVLAQLATEQVVIVLQRPVFGSIDGSGQGFEHLPGIEVGGWLGLNSNPVAFILLEGDCCFRIQGPAIVNSGKV from the coding sequence ATGGCGGCACAGTCGCTCATCGATACGATAGCCGATCGGATCGCAGGTGTGGGCGGAGTCAGTGCGGTGGTGTTGGGCGGGTCGAGGGCGCGGGGGACGCACACGCCCGGCTCCGACATCGACCTCGGCATCTACTATCACCCCGACCGCCCGCTCGATTTGCAGGTCCTTGCGCAGCTCGCCACAGAACAAGTAGTGATCGTGCTCCAGCGACCAGTCTTCGGGAGCATCGATGGCTCCGGCCAGGGCTTCGAGCACCTGCCAGGCATCGAGGTCGGCGGCTGGCTCGGCCTGAATAGTAATCCGGTAGCGTTTATCCTTCTCGAGGGCGATTGCTGTTTCAGGATACAAGGCCCGGCCATTGTAAACAGCGGAAAAGTCTGA
- a CDS encoding LLM class flavin-dependent oxidoreductase: MGHYRSHPFHPHSEVNVDRVALYLQDAHPIREGMELAQYAESRGFEAVWQAESRLVRDAIVPMAAFAAVTERIKVGSGVINNWTRNIGLLAATFLTLDDLAPNRVICGIGAWWDPLARNVGIERRKPLQAMRETIEVMRRLLAMERVTFHGEFHHVDGIELDVVHGRREPRHVPIYIGATGDKMMEMTGEIADGAVLNYCVPPAYNDEAMRLLEVGAKRAGRSVDDIDRPQLVVCSVDNDRQKALDGARGLLTQYLAQQPHIAKASGVGEDVVKQIQSILGWPATREQIRQAMPLVPDDLVQRITASGSPDEVKAKVQEYIDRGCTCPILYPLGDPKLMIDTFATK; encoded by the coding sequence ATGGGACATTATCGCTCCCATCCCTTTCACCCACACTCGGAGGTCAACGTGGACCGCGTAGCACTCTACTTGCAAGATGCCCATCCCATTCGCGAGGGCATGGAACTGGCGCAATACGCCGAGAGCAGGGGCTTCGAGGCCGTCTGGCAGGCCGAATCGCGGCTGGTGCGAGATGCCATCGTGCCCATGGCCGCCTTCGCCGCCGTCACCGAGCGGATCAAGGTGGGGAGCGGGGTGATCAACAACTGGACGCGCAACATCGGCTTGCTGGCGGCCACGTTCCTCACGCTCGACGACCTGGCCCCCAATCGCGTCATCTGCGGCATCGGCGCCTGGTGGGACCCATTGGCCCGCAATGTAGGCATCGAGCGCCGCAAACCCCTGCAGGCCATGCGCGAGACGATCGAGGTGATGCGGCGGCTACTGGCGATGGAGCGCGTGACCTTTCATGGCGAGTTCCATCATGTCGATGGCATCGAGCTGGACGTGGTGCACGGCCGGCGGGAGCCGCGCCATGTGCCCATCTACATTGGCGCCACCGGCGACAAGATGATGGAAATGACCGGTGAGATTGCCGACGGCGCGGTGCTGAACTATTGCGTGCCGCCCGCATACAACGATGAGGCCATGCGACTGCTGGAGGTGGGAGCAAAAAGGGCCGGGCGCAGTGTGGACGACATCGACCGCCCGCAGTTGGTGGTGTGTTCGGTGGACAACGACCGCCAGAAGGCCCTGGACGGCGCCCGCGGCCTGCTGACGCAATACCTGGCCCAGCAGCCGCACATCGCCAAGGCCAGCGGCGTGGGCGAAGATGTGGTGAAACAGATCCAGTCCATCCTGGGCTGGCCGGCCACCAGAGAACAGATCCGCCAGGCCATGCCGTTGGTTCCCGACGACCTGGTGCAGCGGATCACCGCCAGCGGCTCGCCAGACGAGGTGAAAGCCAAGGTGCAGGAGTACATCGACCGCGGCTGCACCTGCCCGATCCTGTATCCACTTGGCGACCCGAAGCTGATGATCGACACTTTTGCCACCAAGTAG
- a CDS encoding trypsin-like peptidase domain-containing protein yields MAQATMYGDLPERAVIEKTMHGVVQIVALQKALFGNMQPAWTGSGTIVHPSGIVLTNCHVANPRAMGMPAPAANALAVAVTARSDDPPALTYLAEVVTFSPELDLAVLRLAATLDGKAVRNLNLPYVPIGDSDALELADTLAIFGYPGIGGETVTFTSGSVSGFSREEGISDHRAWIKTDATIAGGNSGGTAIDKQGQLVGVPTQAAAGAGVTPVDARPVVDTNRDGRVDQRDTPMAIGGFINGLRPVNLAKPLLAKAGVDTTVRPSAPASPPSGATQTAPAKPAPVKPVPAQPVAKGPAITNLMFSLKVTEDGRPVAPAAVLPSGAKQLFATFMFSGMKNGAEWTTVWAYDGKPIVNQSAKWEDGASGRKALVLANQRGLPDGEYHLVITVDRAIVAEGRVTAGKRVDDTDSEISGSVVDAGSGQGIAGALVIALKPGVKVQDFIRAQDKTMAFTSARTAQDGSFTFPQQLPKGQAYGLVVVARGYQDMAIESALRVSASAPERAQINPIPMQRG; encoded by the coding sequence ATGGCTCAAGCAACCATGTACGGCGATCTGCCGGAACGCGCTGTGATCGAAAAAACCATGCACGGCGTCGTGCAGATCGTCGCCCTTCAGAAGGCGCTCTTCGGTAACATGCAGCCGGCCTGGACTGGCTCCGGCACCATCGTCCACCCCAGCGGCATCGTCTTGACGAACTGCCATGTGGCCAACCCCCGCGCCATGGGCATGCCGGCGCCGGCGGCCAACGCCCTGGCTGTGGCCGTCACTGCGCGCTCAGACGACCCCCCAGCCCTGACGTACCTGGCCGAGGTGGTGACCTTCTCGCCCGAGCTCGACCTGGCCGTGTTGCGCCTGGCGGCCACGCTAGATGGCAAGGCGGTGAGGAACCTCAACCTGCCATACGTCCCCATTGGCGATTCCGACGCCCTGGAGCTGGCCGACACCCTGGCCATTTTCGGCTACCCCGGCATCGGCGGCGAGACCGTCACCTTCACGAGTGGCAGCGTTTCGGGCTTCTCGCGCGAGGAAGGCATCAGCGACCATCGCGCCTGGATCAAGACCGACGCCACCATCGCCGGTGGCAACAGCGGCGGCACCGCCATCGACAAGCAGGGCCAACTCGTCGGCGTCCCCACTCAGGCTGCCGCCGGGGCGGGGGTCACACCGGTGGATGCGCGACCGGTGGTGGACACCAATCGTGATGGCCGCGTCGACCAGCGGGATACACCGATGGCGATTGGCGGCTTCATCAACGGGCTGCGACCGGTCAACCTGGCCAAGCCCCTGCTGGCCAAAGCCGGCGTCGACACCACCGTCCGGCCGTCCGCGCCGGCTTCGCCGCCGTCAGGGGCGACGCAGACTGCGCCGGCCAAACCGGCCCCCGTCAAACCGGTCCCAGCCCAACCGGTCGCCAAAGGCCCGGCCATCACCAACCTGATGTTCAGCCTCAAAGTCACGGAAGATGGCAGGCCGGTGGCCCCGGCGGCCGTCTTACCCAGCGGCGCCAAACAGCTCTTTGCCACCTTTATGTTCAGTGGCATGAAGAACGGCGCCGAATGGACCACCGTGTGGGCCTACGACGGCAAACCGATCGTCAACCAATCGGCGAAGTGGGAAGATGGCGCCAGCGGTCGCAAGGCCCTGGTGCTGGCCAACCAGCGCGGGCTGCCTGATGGCGAATACCACCTGGTGATCACCGTCGACCGGGCGATCGTGGCCGAGGGCCGGGTGACGGCCGGCAAACGCGTGGACGACACCGATTCGGAGATCTCAGGCTCGGTGGTGGATGCCGGCAGCGGGCAGGGCATCGCCGGCGCTCTGGTCATCGCCCTCAAACCCGGCGTCAAGGTGCAGGACTTCATCCGGGCGCAGGACAAAACCATGGCCTTCACCTCGGCCCGCACCGCTCAGGATGGCAGCTTCACCTTCCCGCAGCAACTGCCCAAGGGCCAGGCGTATGGCCTGGTAGTGGTGGCGCGCGGCTACCAGGATATGGCCATCGAATCGGCCTTGCGCGTGAGCGCCAGCGCGCCAGAACGGGCGCAGATCAACCCGATCCCGATGCAACGCGGCTGA
- a CDS encoding multicopper oxidase domain-containing protein, with protein MPFRSNQLNRRSFLRAGALGLLGLAGGVALKANQQGQALAASLPAHPPAQGGGHGQHMFMPGTVGEVDHAANGFNPTDILTDFDYGTVSTLPSGQTLREFLFVAQIKDIEVVPGIVYQAWTYNGRVPGPTIRARQGDRIRINFLNATGHPHTIHFHGIHPGSMDGVFEPVPPGGQFVYEFDAEPFGVHLYHCHIMPLATHISRGLYGAFIVEPPGGWPQADRELVMVLNGFDLDFDMANDVYAVNTIPFHYDRHPIAIKVGELVRIFLVNILEFDPINSFHLHANLFHYYPTGTSLTPSEYTDMIAQMQAQRGMLEFRYKFPGKYMFHAHKTEFAELGWTGNFQVEA; from the coding sequence ATGCCATTTCGCTCCAATCAACTCAACCGCCGAAGCTTCCTCCGCGCCGGTGCACTGGGTCTGCTGGGCCTTGCTGGCGGGGTCGCGCTCAAAGCCAACCAGCAGGGGCAGGCCCTGGCCGCATCTCTGCCAGCCCACCCACCCGCACAAGGTGGAGGCCACGGCCAGCACATGTTCATGCCCGGCACGGTGGGCGAAGTCGACCACGCTGCCAACGGCTTCAACCCCACCGACATCCTTACCGATTTCGACTACGGGACCGTCAGCACCTTACCCAGCGGCCAGACCCTGCGCGAGTTTTTGTTCGTCGCCCAGATCAAGGATATCGAAGTCGTCCCCGGCATCGTCTACCAGGCCTGGACCTACAATGGCCGCGTGCCCGGCCCCACCATCCGCGCCCGCCAGGGTGACCGCATCCGCATCAACTTTCTCAATGCCACCGGCCACCCCCACACCATCCACTTCCACGGCATCCACCCGGGTAGCATGGATGGCGTCTTCGAGCCGGTGCCGCCAGGGGGCCAATTCGTCTATGAGTTCGACGCCGAGCCGTTCGGCGTCCATCTCTACCACTGCCACATCATGCCCCTCGCCACCCATATCAGCCGCGGTCTCTACGGCGCCTTCATCGTCGAGCCGCCGGGAGGCTGGCCGCAGGCAGACCGCGAACTCGTGATGGTGCTGAACGGCTTCGATCTGGATTTCGACATGGCCAACGATGTGTACGCGGTCAATACGATACCTTTTCACTACGACCGCCATCCTATCGCCATCAAGGTCGGCGAGTTGGTGCGCATCTTCCTGGTCAACATCTTGGAATTCGACCCCATCAATTCCTTTCACCTCCATGCCAACCTGTTCCATTACTATCCGACCGGCACCAGCCTGACCCCTAGCGAATACACAGACATGATCGCCCAGATGCAGGCGCAGCGCGGGATGCTCGAATTTCGCTACAAATTTCCTGGCAAATACATGTTCCATGCCCACAAGACCGAATTCGCCGAACTGGGCTGGACCGGCAACTTCCAGGTGGAGGCGTAA
- a CDS encoding rhodanese-like domain-containing protein, which produces MKPSPKPSPSRWPLILVGAGLALLILVIALALAPPALAPPALAPPALAPPALAPPALAPTPAAPVAVNVSDIPRATLAEAKAAFDAGSALFLDVRDAGSYETSHIAGAESIPLTRLEQELGKLDKGRWIITYCT; this is translated from the coding sequence ATGAAACCCTCCCCAAAGCCCTCTCCCTCGCGCTGGCCGTTGATCCTGGTGGGCGCGGGCCTGGCCCTGCTGATCTTGGTGATCGCCCTGGCTCTGGCGCCGCCTGCCCTGGCGCCGCCTGCCCTGGCGCCGCCTGCCCTGGCGCCGCCTGCCCTGGCGCCGCCTGCCCTGGCCCCCACCCCGGCTGCGCCCGTTGCGGTCAACGTCTCTGATATCCCACGCGCCACCCTGGCCGAGGCCAAAGCCGCCTTCGACGCCGGCAGCGCCCTGTTCCTGGATGTGCGCGATGCCGGCTCGTATGAGACCAGCCACATCGCTGGGGCCGAGTCCATCCCCCTGACCCGGCTCGAACAGGAGCTGGGCAAGTTGGACAAGGGGCGGTGGATCATCACCTACTGCACCTGA